The genome window AAACAAGCCGTTCAGCATTTGAATTATTCGCAATTTCAATCCGTTTGGTAGATGAAACATTAACATCGCTGTCTCTTGTCATCACAACATTTGCACCGCCGTATTCAACCAAATTATTTTTTACAACAGTCGCAACCCGCAGATTTACATCTTTCGCATAAAGCCCGGTAGGACCGACAGAACCTTTTGCACTGCCACCTGACTGTGCATCTATCACAAATATTTTTCCTTCAAGTGGTTTTGCTGAAGGTGGTGCAGGCGGGTTCGGGTCTACACCAAAATGGTCTGCAATCCCGTAATAATGTGCTTTACCTATATTTGTGATATAGTCGGTATTTTTCAAACGCGCTTCTTCATATGGGTTTGAAATAAATGACGATTCCGTCAGTGCGGCTGGCATATTTGTATATTTTAATACATACAAATCGCTTCGTGGTTTTATACCGCGGTTAGTAAGCCCGAGTGTTTCAACCAACCGATTCTGTAATTTCTGTGCAAGGTCTTTTGAGGTCTCAGAGCCGTAAGCATAATAAAGTGTTTCAGTACCATTCACCGTATTATCGCTACATGCGTTGTAATGAACAGATATAAATCTGTCTGCAGACCAGTTGTTGGCAGCATTGACTCTATCGGCAAGTGTTGGATATGTATCCGTTTCACGAGAAAGCAGTGTTTGAGCACCACCTGTATTAACCAAAAACTCTTTTAGTTTTAGCGATGTCTGAAGATTAACATTAGATTCTTTAAGCCCTGTCGGGCCGACTGCACCGGAATCGGTTCCACCGTGACCTGGGTCAACAAAAAT of Elusimicrobiota bacterium contains these proteins:
- a CDS encoding N-acetylmuramoyl-L-alanine amidase → MKKLLAKVFLSTFLPIYLSTCSLAAPLTGKKIFVDPGHGGTDSGAVGPTGLKESNVNLQTSLKLKEFLVNTGGAQTLLSRETDTYPTLADRVNAANNWSADRFISVHYNACSDNTVNGTETLYYAYGSETSKDLAQKLQNRLVETLGLTNRGIKPRSDLYVLKYTNMPAALTESSFISNPYEEARLKNTDYITNIGKAHYYGIADHFGVDPNPPAPPSAKPLEGKIFVIDAQSGGSAKGSVGPTGLYAKDVNLRVATVVKNNLVEYGGANVVMTRDSDVNVSSTKRIEIANNSNAERLVSIAFPGSSNPDTNYTKTYYYENYSAKSTTSKDLATKVQTRLIEALNLTNKGVGKSTAAILKQTKMAGVITKPSHITNPYEEARLRDASYTWKIGRYIYLGITDHYGVTP